One window of the Candidatus Nanopelagicales bacterium genome contains the following:
- the dapB gene encoding 4-hydroxy-tetrahydrodipicolinate reductase: MAETHGGGIRVGVVGSLGRMGAEVCRAVEAVDGMHLVATLDAGDPLEELTRARAEVVVDFTTPDAVMGTLRFLVEHGIHAVVGTTGFDDDRLAQVRGWLADHPDVGVLVAPNFGIGAVLMMRFAREAAPYFDSVEIVELHHPGKVDAPSGTARRTAELVAEARRAAGVPESPDATAQALDGARGADVDGIRVHAVRLRGLVAHQEVLLGGLGETLTLRHDSFDRVSFMPGVLLGVRSVASRPGLTVGIDALLDLDGSSADPSS, translated from the coding sequence ATGGCGGAGACGCACGGCGGAGGCATCCGGGTCGGGGTGGTCGGCTCGCTGGGCCGCATGGGCGCCGAGGTGTGCCGGGCGGTCGAGGCCGTCGACGGCATGCACCTGGTGGCCACGTTGGACGCCGGTGATCCGCTGGAGGAGCTCACCCGCGCCCGCGCCGAGGTGGTCGTCGACTTCACCACCCCCGACGCCGTCATGGGCACCCTGCGGTTCCTGGTCGAGCACGGCATCCACGCCGTCGTGGGGACCACGGGGTTCGACGACGACCGGCTGGCGCAGGTGCGCGGCTGGCTGGCGGACCACCCGGACGTGGGGGTGCTCGTCGCCCCGAACTTCGGCATCGGCGCGGTGCTGATGATGCGCTTCGCGCGCGAGGCCGCCCCGTACTTCGACTCCGTCGAGATCGTCGAGCTGCACCACCCCGGCAAGGTCGACGCCCCGAGTGGCACCGCGCGGCGCACCGCCGAGCTGGTGGCCGAGGCCCGTCGCGCCGCGGGCGTCCCCGAGTCCCCGGACGCGACCGCGCAGGCGCTGGACGGGGCCCGGGGGGCCGACGTGGACGGCATCCGGGTGCATGCGGTACGGCTGCGCGGGCTGGTCGCCCACCAGGAGGTGCTGCTCGGCGGGCTGGGCGAGACGCTCACGCTGCGGCACGACTCGTTCGACCGGGTGTCGTTCATGCCCGGGGTGCTGCTGGGCGTGCGCTCGGTGGCGTCGCGCCCCGGGCTGACCGTGGGCATCGACGCGCTGCTGGACCTGGACGGCTCGTCCGCCGACCCGTCGTCGTGA
- a CDS encoding AzlD domain-containing protein: MTWFAVLAGSVGCYLLKLLGLSVPDRVLDRPAVRRIAGLLPLALLGALVAVQTFASGQALVIDARLAGLAAAAVALLLRAPFLAVVLVAAVAAAVLRALGWAA, from the coding sequence ATGACCTGGTTCGCCGTCCTGGCCGGGTCGGTCGGCTGCTACCTGCTCAAGCTGCTCGGCCTGTCCGTCCCCGACCGCGTCCTGGACCGCCCGGCCGTGCGCCGCATCGCCGGGCTGCTCCCGCTGGCGCTGCTCGGCGCGCTGGTGGCCGTGCAGACGTTCGCCTCCGGCCAGGCACTGGTGATCGACGCGCGGCTGGCGGGCCTGGCCGCCGCGGCCGTGGCGCTGCTGCTGCGCGCGCCGTTCCTCGCGGTGGTCCTGGTGGCCGCGGTGGCCGCGGCGGTGCTGCGTGCGCTGGGATGGGCGGCATGA
- a CDS encoding AzlC family ABC transporter permease — MTTDPTAAPEGARPWVGVRGPIVRTAVGIGLATGAYGVSFGALSVASGLSPLQTQTLSAVMFTGASQFALIGVLGSGGGAIPAVLTAWMLGARNTLYGLRLSPLLQARGWRRPVAAHMTIDESTAMALGQDERAYDGRAARLAFWSTGLSIYLLWNLATLVGALGAAALGDPRTLGLDAAIPAGFLALLWPQLRSRQAWAVALAGAAVALALTPVLRPGLPVLAAAAVAVLAGLRGGRTLRDLRPDEAPTGRASREAP; from the coding sequence GTGACCACGGACCCGACGGCGGCGCCCGAGGGCGCGCGCCCCTGGGTCGGGGTCCGCGGCCCGATCGTGCGGACGGCCGTGGGCATCGGGCTGGCCACCGGTGCCTACGGCGTCTCGTTCGGCGCCTTGTCCGTCGCCAGCGGCCTGTCACCCCTGCAGACCCAGACCCTGTCGGCGGTGATGTTCACCGGGGCCTCGCAGTTCGCCCTGATCGGGGTGCTCGGCTCCGGGGGCGGCGCCATCCCGGCGGTCCTCACCGCCTGGATGCTGGGCGCCCGCAACACCCTCTACGGCCTGCGGCTGTCGCCGCTGCTGCAGGCCCGCGGCTGGCGCCGGCCGGTCGCCGCGCACATGACGATCGACGAGTCCACCGCGATGGCGCTGGGCCAGGACGAGCGGGCGTACGACGGCCGGGCCGCCCGGCTGGCCTTCTGGTCGACCGGGCTGAGCATCTACCTGCTGTGGAACCTCGCCACCCTGGTCGGGGCCCTGGGGGCGGCGGCCCTCGGCGACCCACGGACCCTCGGCCTCGACGCGGCGATCCCGGCCGGGTTCCTGGCCCTGCTCTGGCCGCAGCTGCGCAGCCGGCAGGCGTGGGCGGTCGCCCTCGCAGGCGCGGCCGTCGCCCTCGCGCTGACCCCGGTGCTGCGCCCGGGCCTGCCGGTGCTCGCGGCGGCCGCCGTCGCCGTGCTCGCCGGGCTGCGCGGCGGCCGGACGCTCCGCGACCTCCGCCCCGACGAGGCGCCCACCGGCCGGGCCTCGCGGGAGGCGCCATGA
- a CDS encoding glycerol-3-phosphate dehydrogenase/oxidase: protein MNAETAWTSPSGRAPYVPPGDPLADLSPERRRLDRDAVRRDPVDVLVVGGGITGAGVALDAATRGLSVALVEAHDLAFGTSRWSSKLVHGGLRYLAKGDVGVAWESAEERAHLIGTIAPHLIRALPQVVPVFADTPRSQALLTRVGFLAGDALKVGARTVHGALPHARRIGADEAIALSPTVDTGRLTGAALNYDGQLEDDARLVVAVARTAAAFGARVLTRTRALSVGDGGALVEDSAEPGAPYQIRSRVVVNATGVWAGGLDPAVRIRPSRGTHVVLRPEVLGNPTASLTVPVPGEFGRYVFTLPQPDGPVLVGLTDVPQEGPLPDVPEPSAEEVGWILDVLSTALARPLTPDHVVGAFAGLRPLVEPEHGQEHEGTADISRRHLVRRESPGLVTVTGGKLTTYRRMAQDVVDLITDVPCRTTGQPLVGAGPVADADRLPARLVRRYGSEAALVSSYADADPALLAPLAPGVPVLGVELVHGLLREGALDVADLLERRTRVSLVPADLAAATPRAEEIAAAVTGRHP, encoded by the coding sequence ATGAACGCCGAGACCGCGTGGACCTCGCCGTCCGGTCGCGCCCCGTACGTGCCGCCCGGCGACCCCCTCGCCGACCTGTCCCCCGAACGACGGAGGCTCGACCGGGACGCGGTGCGACGTGATCCGGTCGACGTGCTCGTGGTCGGCGGCGGCATCACCGGGGCCGGGGTGGCGCTGGACGCGGCCACCCGGGGGCTGTCCGTAGCCCTGGTCGAGGCGCACGACCTGGCCTTCGGCACCTCCCGATGGTCCAGCAAGCTGGTGCACGGCGGCCTGCGCTACCTGGCCAAGGGCGACGTCGGCGTGGCCTGGGAGAGCGCGGAGGAACGCGCGCACCTGATCGGGACCATCGCACCGCACCTGATCCGCGCGCTGCCGCAGGTGGTCCCGGTGTTCGCGGACACCCCGCGCTCGCAGGCACTGCTCACCCGGGTCGGCTTCCTCGCCGGGGACGCGCTGAAGGTGGGCGCCCGCACGGTGCACGGTGCGCTCCCCCACGCCCGGCGGATCGGGGCCGACGAGGCGATCGCCCTGTCCCCCACCGTCGACACGGGACGGCTGACCGGGGCCGCGCTGAACTACGACGGGCAGCTCGAGGACGACGCCCGGCTGGTGGTCGCGGTGGCCCGCACCGCGGCCGCGTTCGGCGCGCGGGTGCTGACGCGCACCCGCGCGCTGTCGGTCGGCGACGGCGGCGCGCTGGTGGAGGACAGCGCCGAGCCGGGCGCCCCGTACCAGATCCGGTCCCGGGTCGTGGTCAACGCGACCGGCGTGTGGGCCGGCGGCCTGGACCCTGCGGTGCGGATCCGCCCCTCCCGCGGCACCCACGTCGTCCTGCGCCCTGAGGTCCTGGGCAACCCCACCGCGTCGCTCACCGTCCCCGTGCCGGGCGAGTTCGGCCGGTACGTCTTCACCCTGCCGCAGCCGGACGGCCCGGTGCTGGTCGGGCTGACCGACGTGCCGCAGGAGGGCCCCCTGCCCGACGTGCCCGAGCCCTCGGCGGAGGAGGTCGGCTGGATCCTGGACGTGCTGTCCACCGCGCTGGCGCGCCCGCTGACCCCGGACCACGTGGTCGGCGCCTTCGCCGGGCTGCGGCCGCTGGTCGAGCCCGAGCACGGGCAGGAGCACGAGGGCACCGCCGACATCTCCCGCCGGCACCTGGTGCGGCGCGAGTCGCCCGGGCTGGTCACCGTCACCGGCGGCAAGCTGACGACGTACCGGCGGATGGCCCAGGACGTGGTGGACCTGATCACCGACGTCCCGTGCCGCACCACCGGCCAGCCGCTGGTCGGAGCCGGTCCGGTGGCGGACGCCGACCGGCTGCCCGCGCGACTGGTGCGCCGGTACGGGTCCGAGGCCGCCCTGGTCTCCTCGTACGCCGACGCCGACCCGGCGCTGCTGGCGCCGCTGGCTCCGGGCGTGCCCGTCCTCGGCGTGGAGCTGGTGCACGGACTGCTGCGCGAGGGGGCGCTCGACGTCGCCGACCTGCTGGAGCGGCGGACCCGAGTGTCGCTCGTCCCGGCCGACCTCGCGGCCGCCACCCCCCGGGCCGAGGAGATCGCCGCCGCCGTGACCGGCCGGCACCCCTGA
- a CDS encoding TetR/AcrR family transcriptional regulator, with translation MTSQRHRPSTHSGADRGRPAAVAVAPPDDPVLRAAYDAVLDLGMRRTTLAEVARRASVSRMTVYRRYDDLDRLLSALLTEQLGAIVAEVERRVARRRTARDRAATAVVSVVAALQAHPLLTRVLDVDPETLLPLVVDRFGSSQRLARDHLAALLRQGMSRHGGDRSVRGGDADLMALTLVVAAQSFVFSGRVVNAADPRATDQLRVLVDRYLAPAPTSAEESR, from the coding sequence CGGCCGGCCGCGGTCGCCGTGGCCCCGCCGGACGACCCGGTCCTGCGGGCGGCGTACGACGCCGTCCTCGACCTGGGCATGCGGCGCACGACCCTGGCCGAGGTGGCCCGGCGCGCCTCGGTGTCCCGGATGACCGTCTACCGGCGGTACGACGACCTGGATCGGCTGCTGTCCGCATTGCTGACCGAGCAGCTCGGGGCCATCGTCGCGGAGGTCGAGCGCCGGGTGGCCCGCCGCCGGACCGCCCGGGACCGTGCGGCCACCGCCGTCGTCTCGGTCGTGGCCGCGCTGCAGGCGCACCCGCTACTGACCCGCGTGCTCGACGTGGACCCCGAGACCCTGCTGCCGCTGGTGGTGGACCGGTTCGGGTCGTCGCAACGACTCGCCCGGGATCACCTGGCCGCGCTGCTGCGCCAGGGCATGTCCCGCCACGGTGGGGACAGGTCGGTCCGGGGAGGCGACGCCGACCTGATGGCGCTCACCCTGGTCGTCGCCGCCCAGTCGTTCGTGTTCTCCGGCCGTGTGGTCAACGCCGCCGACCCCCGCGCCACCGACCAGCTGCGGGTGCTGGTCGACCGCTACCTCGCCCCCGCCCCCACCTCCGCCGAGGAGTCCCGATGA